CGCTTACAACAGTCGGTCGGAGGCAAGACCGCACAAGCGTGCGGGTTGTAAGTTGCCTCCACACGATAGTACTCATTTTAACATTTTTGACAGTCTTTGTCAAGAAAAAAAAGAAAGGACGGCGTTTCCTCCCTGACCTAAAGGACAGGGTTTCCACGCCGAAGAATTTGATGAACATAGGTGGGAAGATGGGAAGATGGGAATGCACACATGAAAGGATGGAAGGTGGGAAGAAGTCAGAAAGTGTCAGTGAAGGAAGAAAGAGGTGCGGACTTGCAGTCTATGCTATTGGGTTCCTTTCGTGGAAGAGGACCTTAATTCTTTAAATTTTTTTATCGTTGCACAACAAAAAAGAGACGACCTTCTCTATAAGAAAAGACGTTGACTGCATGTTGTTTAACCATTTTAATATTTTTAATACTTTTAAATGTTTTAAGGGGGCAATGCGACCACGCCACGCCTACGTTTCCAGACTTTAAGGTGTAGGTTTATATCGTTTAAGGTGTAGGTTTATATCGTTTAAGGTGTAGGTTTATATCGNNNNNNNNNNGGTTTATATCGTTTAAGGTGTAGGTTTATATCGTTTAAGGTGTAGGTTTATATCGTTTAAGGTGTAGGTTTATATCGAGACCTCTGAAACCTACTGATGACGGTGGCAAAAGATGGAGTTTTTGAAGTTTAAGGTGTAGGTTTATATCGCTAAAAGTGTAGATGATATTGAAAAAAATACACTTCTATGTTAGAATATCAACAAATATTCGGGGGAGGCAGGATTAATGAACTTAGCAAAGGTTAATGAAGTGATCAAAGCAAGTCCCGCTATCCAGATCCAGAGCAGAATTTCGCTTTTACAGCGTCGGGCATGGAATGTGTTGCTGGCAAATGCCTACAACGAACTTCCAGATAAAGACATACATAGTGTGAGTATGGTTGAATTATCGGCGAAACTTGGATTCGGCGATGGGAATCAGGAATATCTGAAAGAGGTGTTAAAGTCTATTGTTGATTGTACGGTCGAATGGAATCTTCTTAATAAAGACAATAAGAAGGTCTGGGGGGCTGCAAGCCTATTATCATTTGTAGAGATAGAAGATGGCATCTGTTGTTACCAGTTTCCACATCCATTGCGCCTGAGACTTCACAACCCCCGCGTCTACGCCAAGTTGAACCTACGATTGCAGAATCGATTCAGGAGTCGATATGCCCTCGTTTTGTGGGAAGTCTGTTTCGACTACTTCGATACGGATCGGAATCAGGGCGAAACCCCTTTTATCCCTCTTGAAGTTTTTAAGGGGCTGATGGGACTTGAAAAAGATGAATACCCAATTTTCAAAGAACTCAATCGAAATGTCATCAAGCCTGCGATCACAGAGATTAACGATCTCACAAACTACCACGTTGAAGTCGAACAGAAACGCATCGGACGACGGATCGGTGAATTGAAGTTTCGTATTACGCGAGTCAAGCAGCTCCCCGTTCAGGAGTCAGTATTCCCGGATATAGAGAACTTACCGCCTGTTGCCGTGGAACTCGTCCAGGCGGGGATTGATCGAAAAATGGCATTGCAGATCGCTGATGCTGAGTGGGATTTTGTCATACCTTCAAAGTTGCCGGTGCCGGGGAGTTATGCGGATTTTCTGGGGTATGTCGCAGAGAAGCTTGAGATGTCGGTGGATGCGGTAGGTGTGAAAAATCGTGCGGGTTATATCGTTGAAGCGATCCGTGAAAACTATCAGGACCCCGAACTCCAAAAGGCGCGAGAGATACGCGCAGAAAAGGCGAAAGAAAAGCAGCTTGAGGAACTTCGGGAAGAATTCAACCTCAAGCGAAGGACCCTCCTCCGACAAGCCATCCATGCTCAGCCGGAACTCGTAGAAGCCGCCGCGGAACGTATCCAGGCCTACATCGTCCGTCAACGGTTGAGTGAACATGACTCGGCGATGGAGGCGTATCAGAGGGGCGGGATGGTCGCCGCAGAGATCAACCACATCCTCGCTGAGGAGTTCTGTCAGGAGTTGCTGGCATCGGTTGTTGAAGCCTATGAGGATGAGAGGGACAGGATTTTGGGAGAGAGCGGTTAAAATAGAAGGATGGAAGTTTGAACAAGAGAAACTTGAAAGTTACACAGCTCTGGAACTCAGCAAAATGGAAATAGAGCCCGTGAAGTGGTTTATTCCTGAGTTCCTACCGAGTGGCTTAACCATC
This genomic window from Candidatus Poribacteria bacterium contains:
- a CDS encoding replication initiation protein → MNLAKVNEVIKASPAIQIQSRISLLQRRAWNVLLANAYNELPDKDIHSVSMVELSAKLGFGDGNQEYLKEVLKSIVDCTVEWNLLNKDNKKVWGAASLLSFVEIEDGICCYQFPHPLRLRLHNPRVYAKLNLRLQNRFRSRYALVLWEVCFDYFDTDRNQGETPFIPLEVFKGLMGLEKDEYPIFKELNRNVIKPAITEINDLTNYHVEVEQKRIGRRIGELKFRITRVKQLPVQESVFPDIENLPPVAVELVQAGIDRKMALQIADAEWDFVIPSKLPVPGSYADFLGYVAEKLEMSVDAVGVKNRAGYIVEAIRENYQDPELQKAREIRAEKAKEKQLEELREEFNLKRRTLLRQAIHAQPELVEAAAERIQAYIVRQRLSEHDSAMEAYQRGGMVAAEINHILAEEFCQELLASVVEAYEDERDRILGESG